TCGCCGCGCCGCATCAATGAGATCGTCCATGGACGCCGGTCCATCACGGCAGACACAGCCCTGCGCATCGGACAGGCTCTCGGCATGACACCGGAGTTCTGGATGAACTTGCAAAAACTGTACGATCTCGACCGTGCCCGCGCCTCAACCAAGGTTGATGACATCGAACCCCTCGTTGCAGCACGCTGACTCACATC
The Desulfurellaceae bacterium genome window above contains:
- a CDS encoding HigA family addiction module antidote protein → MTLPDLIHPGEHLAEILDELGISAQAIHTSPRRINEIVHGRRSITADTALRIGQALGMTPEFWMNLQKLYDLDRARASTKVDDIEPLVAAR